In the genome of Xenopus laevis strain J_2021 chromosome 1S, Xenopus_laevis_v10.1, whole genome shotgun sequence, one region contains:
- the vps37a.S gene encoding uncharacterized protein LOC100036869 isoform X1: MSWIFPSSKSPRPLQQLTSLQQQKQRQIESLKASHSSIAEIQKDVEYRLPFTVQNLTININILLPPQFPQEKPHISVFPPIHHHLVDKQGMNVIFPPVNNFTMHSDLGKIVQTLLEEFWKNPPTLAPSSGSFPYLFSNPTGPHVFPHPGFPYLPSYPAQESNRSVPEAVPPAYNTAKAAAPAYGLITDLPLPVPTSDVGINGFTYTMPDIPETFSELLELSVSQLSEMSDQEDLLLEQFVNLPQLKQVISDKEELVRNIEEMAKRNLQMEPILEFKRQAILDKYEQLMQLKSSFEKKLQRQHELSESCSLSALQARLKVRAHESEEESDKIADEFLEGKIEIDEFLVNFMEKRTCCHSRKAKEEKLQQVISLHSQYQAP, from the exons ATGAGTTGGATCTTCCCTTCGTCTAAGAGCCCCAGACCTCTTCAACAACTTACAAGtttgcagcagcagaaacagaggCAGATTGAGTCCCTTAAAGCTTCCCACAGCAG TATTGCAGAAATTCAGAAAGATGTGGAATACAGGCTGCCTTTTACGGTTCAAAACCTGACCATCAACATAAACAT tttgctTCCGCCGCAGTTTCCTCAAGAAAAACCTCACATCAGTGTTTTCCCACCTATTCACCATCACCTAGTGGATAAGCAAGGCATGAATGTCATCTTTCCCCCTGTTAATAAT TTTACGATGCACTCTGATCTTGGGAAAATAGTACAGACTTTACTAGAAGAGTTTTGGAAAAATCCCCCCACATTGGCCCCTAGTTCTGGCTCCTTTCCTTA TTTGTTCAGCAATCCTACAGGACCACACGTGTTCCCTCATCCTGGGTTCCCGTATCTTCCATCATACCCGGCGCAAGAATCCAATAGATCTGTCCCAGAAGCTGTTCCTCCAGCCTACAACACTGCCAAAGCTGCTGCTCCTGCCTATGGCTTAATCACAGATCTTCCCCTACCAGTCCCTACTTCTGAC GTGGGTATCAACGGCTTTACCTACACGATGCCTGACATCCCGGAAACTTTTTCCGAACTTCTAGAGCTAAG TGTCTCGCAGCTCTCAGAAATGTCAGATCAAGAGGATTTATTGTTGGAGCAGTTTGTGAATCTTCCGCAGTTGAAACAGGTCATTTCTGATAAAGAAGAGTTAGTGAGGAACATTGAGGAGATGGCAA aaagAAATCTTCAGATGGAGCCAATTCTGGAATTTAAACGACAAGCAATACTAGACAAA TATGAACAGCTGATGCAGCTGAAGTCCTCATTTGAGAAGAAGTTGCAACGACAACATGAGTTGAGTGAG agctgcagTTTGAGTGCTTTGCAGGCAAGATTAAAGGTCAGAGCGCATGAATCTGAAGAAGAATCTGACAAGATTGCAGATGAATTCCTTGAGGGCAAAATAGAAATCGACGAGTTCCTCGTTAACTTCATGGAGAAGAGAACG TGTTGCCACAGTAGAAAAGCCAAAGAAGAAAAGCTTCAGCAAGTAATATCACTACACAGCCAATACCAAGCACCCTGA